Proteins encoded within one genomic window of Erinaceus europaeus chromosome 13, mEriEur2.1, whole genome shotgun sequence:
- the SMIM8 gene encoding small integral membrane protein 8, with product MSSASEPPRLEKENPKEKDFRNPGLRGVRTTTLFRAVNPELFIKPNKPVMAFGLVTLSLCVAYIGYLHATQENKKDLYEAIDSEGNSYMRRRTSKWE from the exons ATGTCTTCAGCATCTGAACCTCCAAGACTTGAAAAGGAAAATCCCAAAGAGAAAGACTTTCGAAACCCTGGACTCAGAGGAGTTCGCACAACAACCTTATTTCGAGCtgtgaatccagagctgttcattaAACCT aaCAAACCTGTAATGGCTTTCGGATTGGTAACCCTTTCACTTTGTGTGGCTTATATTGGTTATCTACATGCAACACAAGAGAATAAAAAGGACCTCTATGAAGCTATTGATAGTGAGGGAAACAGTTATATGAGGAGGAGAACATCTAAGTGGGAGTGA